CCACCAGCAAGGGCAACGCCCCCTAACCTTACCTTGCCCTCTGTTGGCTGGCTTTAGCGTGAGGGGGCGCTGGCTGGGCAAGCACACCCAAACCCCACGCTATGCCTACAGTCCGCAAAGTGGGTGCAGCTTAAGCACGTCAAGCGAGCTCAGGGGACATGTTCAGCCGTAACCCCACCCAAAATAATTCATTAGCGCGTTCGAGCTTTGTCGGCACATCCAGCCATTTCAGCCTGCCGCTGAAGGCAAGGTTCGAAATCCACCTTAACGTGGGCTCTTCAGGAAGACGTGCCCATGGGAAAGGCCCCAACCACAAACCGCCAAGCGGTTGCGGAAGGGGCCTTCCCGGCCTTCCCGGCCAGCGTCACACCTGGCTGGCCAGCGCGCTTTAAAGCCAGCTTTGGGGCCGCTCAGCTTTTCAACGCAAAGCTAGCTTAACCAGCGTAGCCGGCGGTCTGCCCACCATCAACGGAAACGGCAGCCCCCGTCATGTAGCTGTTCCAGGGCGCGCACATCTGGAACACCATGGAGGCGATCTGCGCAGGCTTGGCCACGGAACGCTCAGGCACTGTCTGCAAAATGGCGTCCATGACTGCCTTCTGGTGGCCGGTGAACTCCTCAATCAATGGGGTTTCAACAGGGCCTGGGCAGATGGCGTTGATGAAAATCTTCTTCTGCGCGTAATCAAGGGCCGCTGTTTTCGTCAGGCCAATCACGCCAAACTTGGAGGCGCAATAAGCTGCGTAGCCAGCAAAGCCCACTTTGCCAGCGCAGGAGGCTGTGTTGACGATGGCGCCACCGCCTGTTTTCTCCAGCAAAGGCAGTTCATGCTTCATGCTGAGGAAAACGCCGCGCAGGTTGATGTCCAGAACGCGGTTCCATTCCGTGGCGTCCAGCTCAGCTGTGGCGGCGGGGGCCTTCTGGGCAACACCAGCGTTATTGAAGGCAGCGTCCAGGCGCCCAAAAGCGCTTTCCACCTTTTTGAGGGCGCTTCCCATGTCATCATTATTGCTGACGTCACAGCCGCTGATGACCAGGGCCTTGGGCGCGCCAAGCTCCTCCACCAGGGCTGCGGTCTCAGCCAAGGGGGCCTCTTTGCGGCCCAGCAGGACAAGCTGGGCGCCAGCGCGGGCGAACTCCAGGGCAGTGGCCTGCCCAATGCCAGAGCCAGCGCCGGTGATGAGGACAACGCGCCCTTTCCAATAGTCGGCTTGGTGGGCAGGCATGATGCGGTCAGCGTTGAGGGCCATGGGATACTCCTTGGGCACGGTCAAAGTTTGGGTTGCACGGGGTGCAGTAAGGTTTGGTCTGGAAAAACCTCTCCTTACAGACATGGTGCGCTCCAAACGCCTGTCAAGCGGCCCCTGGGGTTGTGGGGGCGCTGGCGCCTTCCAGGCGGTCCACGCT
The sequence above is drawn from the Formicincola oecophyllae genome and encodes:
- a CDS encoding SDR family NAD(P)-dependent oxidoreductase — protein: MALNADRIMPAHQADYWKGRVVLITGAGSGIGQATALEFARAGAQLVLLGRKEAPLAETAALVEELGAPKALVISGCDVSNNDDMGSALKKVESAFGRLDAAFNNAGVAQKAPAATAELDATEWNRVLDINLRGVFLSMKHELPLLEKTGGGAIVNTASCAGKVGFAGYAAYCASKFGVIGLTKTAALDYAQKKIFINAICPGPVETPLIEEFTGHQKAVMDAILQTVPERSVAKPAQIASMVFQMCAPWNSYMTGAAVSVDGGQTAGYAG